AATTTCTGCCTTTCCCCCCCTCGTTTGTTGCTTTGTCTCTAGTTGCCAAGGAATTGACAAACTAGGGGATTTAGGTCAATGACGACGACGCACTGCAATGACGAGCGGTGGAATACCTTGCCCTTAAGGGGCGCAGCCAGCCTCCATGAGTGGGGCCAAGCCTCCTGCTGCCAAGTACACCTTGGTCTATCAGCTCTCCCTTGGGAAGAGCAGACAGGTTCCCCCGGGAACAGCAAAACTCGTAGAGTCATATTTTCCCATCAAAGTCAATGGGAGTCACAGTTAGAACAGGACTTATTTTGGGTGTGAAATTCCCCTTAGGAGCCAGGCCGCCGTCTCGGGCTACCTGTGCCACTCGGAGCCTGGGACAGGGAGCACCTCCTCACCCCCCTGTGTACCCAACCTCTGTGATCAGCCAGGTGGGGAGAAATCCTCCATCAGCACAAGAGGTGCCGCAACAGAGACAGGCGCCTTCCAACAGCCGCAGCATCCCCTGGGCTTGGGTGGTGGGTGAGCGGAGGCAcctgctccttccccaaaccGCCCGTGTTGCTGTCGCAGGGGGCGTGCAGCCAGCGCTGCCCTGCGGTGTTGTCAAACCGCAGCGTCCCCATCCCAACTGCTGCCTGGACAGGCCATCCCTCCCACACAGCCCGAGAAGTGTAATTGCTCAAGTGTCTTTGAAACCTTGCAAGCGTCAATAAACAAGCGTGGGGTTTCTCCGGCACAGCAGCCCACAGCCTGGGGAAAGCCACAGCTGCAAAAGCCCTTACATGGAGGCTTACTCAGACCTGAAGTGGACTTGCAATTAGACAACAGCAAAACATCAAATTACTCGTACTGTCACTGCACTTCAGATGTCGGCTATAATCACAGCAGGGCCACTGTTCCCCAGTGCCGCGCAGCCCACCGGGCACCTGAGCACTCCAGGTACAGGCAGCGCACTGAGTAAACTATTTCAATAAACAAAGGCAGAGCCCATATCggccacagagctgctccaggtCATGGTGTCCAAAAAAGTGGCcacactccctccctccctttcacAAGGCAACGTCATTTTCCTACTGGCCAATTTGCAGGCCCGACTGCAAATAAAGTTTCCTACCTGCAGTACAAAAGGAGGACAAGTCTGTGCCAGTCGGAGGGATCTGCCCATTTCCCGAGGACGCCAGGAGGAACTACAATAGACAGCCGGACATCCCTAACAGATTTGCTAAGCCAGATGGCCTCCAGAAAGGAAGGGCAGAAGCAAGCCTGCTGTTTATCAAATCTGTAAACATGCTATGCAAGATGTGCGGCGCAGACCATATCTGCAGCAAGAACTGCTTTCCTGTTGCTCGTCATTACCTCTCCTCCAGGTGCAATCGCCTTCCCCTGCGAGAGCAGCAACCTGGTGCAGACAGGCAGGGCTCTCTGCCTGCCCAGCGTTTATCTACTCAACTCAGAGGCACGATGTTGGTTTCTCTCGGCCGAGGCCTCCCAGGATTTATTTTGATGGAAAAGCACGAGTTGCGGAGAGAGCTCCTCACATATTCTCCCTCATTACACAACTCATTTCCAGACCATGTGCATTGTTAAAAGGAAATAGTGAGttcatgaaaacaaatgagTGTGCAACCTGAGACTGTTTCAGTAGCTGccttctgctgtcattatggaTTTAAAAGATGTTGCCAACCGGTACACAAAGTTGGGTGTTATTTACATGAATCAGCTTTGAATTACTGGGCATTTGCGCATGATCCTGCTGAGAAGTTGACTACAACCTGCCAAAGCCAGTGATCAGCCCTGCGCAGGACCTGTGGAGCCCAGCGGAAAGTATCATTGTAAATTAGCCCAGCCGGCCCTGCTGAGACGACTCCAGCACTGAAACACAAAATCAAGTGCACCTCTTCAGGCTGCCTGACACGTTTTGGACCAGATCTTCATCTCATTTAGCTAGGAGTAGTCCCACTGAGTCCAGCAGAGTTACTCTGATCTTAGACCTGATCTGAGCTCGCTCTGATCCAGGCCATTCGGCAATATAAACGAGCCTTGCCTGTTCACTGCCGAGCCACCGGCCTGGCTCAGCTTACTGGAGGCCACGGGAGGCTGCGCAGAGTCAACTTGAGGCTCCAGGAAGCTTTCCAGAAGAGCATCAGGCATGATTTTGCCCATCAGCAAACTGTTCTCAGCAGCAAATCAGTGGGATCTGGCGCTAGGAACAGTCATTAGTATGGAGAATAGAGCAGAGATTACTACAGCTCATGCACACAAAATCAGCAGAATTTAATCAGCAGAGGGATTGTAGCAGCTCCCAAAGGGAGCAAGCTGATTCATCAGTTGAGAGCCCCAAAATACAAAACTGTCTGCAAACACGATGAGCCACAGACTCGTAACTTCATTAACCATGCTTTTACTCAACTGCTTCTCCATCCTGAGCAGAACTGAGCCTGAGTTCTTGGAACAGGATGAAACAAGTAGAAAAgcaaagatatttatttttattgctgagtgCTTTACAAACCAGAGTCTGTCAGTTCTTTGTGAGTTTGATCCCCTCACTTTACTTAGATGTTTCCCTGCACTAGTCTTCCTCATGTTATTGAGCTTAGCAAGAGTTTCACTATCATGTGTCTACGTAAAGTTAACCATAGCGAACCACATCACTGAAAGTCAATGGGCCTTTATCAAACTCTTTAAAATTAAGGAGCCACTAGGTTGCCCTGCATTTTTCAGGGTTTGCCAATGCGAGGTTCCAGCACTGAGCTCAAATCAATGTAATGTCTCACAGCCAGAAGATGGGGGATCCCATGTGCTGGTCGGAGAACCTCGTGATGAGCACCCTGCACTGGGGTAAAGCGGTTCGAAGCCCTCTGGATAAATTGTGTAGACAGCTCAGAGCAAAGCATGCTCTGTGCAGAGCATTCAGACATGGAACGAACTCCCCAAGTGACGCAAGAAATCCCACGAGTGGAGAGCGCCTCAATGCCCTCCTTTCCGAGAAGACCTTTCTGCTCTAAGGGTAATACGACACTgatgctttctctctcctgaaGCCTCCCAACTAGCCCCACAACAACCGATGATCCAGAAACAAATGAACTTAATATAAATACCTAATAAAAATATGCTTACCTAAAACATAAGATACCCCCCCACAAAGTTTTATTCAAAAGGGGAATTACCAGACATTCTACAGATTTTTGCTTCCATGTGAAAGGCACACAGACACTATGGTGATGGGCATCAGTATAAATTTTAACACAGCCCACACAGTTTCAACTCCAAGGAGGAAATAAATTCTCCCTTAGGCTCATGTAAATCATGGGAAACCTCCAGCACCCAGGGAAGCTGTGCTGAGGGAAAGCTGAGGCTCGTAACCACATGTCAGCAGAAGGCTGCAGTCCGTGGGCGCAGGATAAGCACGCTGGTGAGCAATTGCAGTGCCAGGGAAGCTCTGCAAGGACCGTGCACAGTGGGACGGGtactgctgctctctcctgcaaGCAGGGGATTTTCAGACTAGAAACAGGGATAAGCTCTTCATGTAAGGGAAAGCAAGCACGGCCGAGCAAATGGAAAGCTTCTCTGCAGATCTCTGCTGTGACAGacctctgccctcctgctgcagctgtgcctTGGAGCGGGGATGCTGCCAGCCCTCACCCCACCTCCCCTAGACGGGTGCAAGACTCACCACTCGGGGCTTCTGCTGGTCCAGGGTCTGCAGGAAGGCCGGTGTCTGGTCCAGGGTACGCTCGGGGTCGCTGGAGATGTCCTCCTCAGACTCCTCCCAGGATGAGGAGAAGCCAGTGGAAGAGGCTGACGACGACGACAGCTTCCGGACGGGCAGGCTGCCGGGGGGCACGGTGcccgcctcctcctccgggcCCCCCAGGTCCGTGACGATGACGGCGGGGATGCTCCCGCCGACAGCTGGACACTGACCCTCAAGTCCTGTGGGGGCCGTGACCACCTCACCTCGCTGTGATCCAGGTCCTGATGGCTCCAGGGGGCTGCtgccctctgccagccccacagctgggaCCACCATCACCATTGGCCTCCCTGAGGGCTCTGCAGTGCTCGGCCAGACCTGCACCCCACCAACATCAGGGGCCTCACTGTCGCCATAGGCTCGTGGCCGGGGTCCGGTTCCAAGTCCCACCATCGGCGCCGTGGGGCTGgtgggccggggccggggcgagGATGGCCGCGGGCTCCGTGGCGGCTGGGTAGTGGAGCTGTGCGCCTGGATATGTGCCTCGAAGAGCCCTACTTTCTGGTTCACCTGGACGTTGTGCAGCTCCCGCTGAAGTTGCCACGCTGTGGGGGTTCCTGGCTGCCCCTCTTCGCCCCGactgccccgccgcccccccgggcTGCCCGGCTGCCGGGGGGACTCCTCGAGCGGCGGGAAGAGGAAAGCAGGGCCACGTCGTGGGGAACGGGGCGGCACGGGGGCCGGGCTGAAGACAGGGAGCGGGCAGCAGCTGCTAGGTGTCTCCGGGCCCCTGGGCAGCCCTTGTCCGGGAGGCGGCGTCTTGCTCCTGCCGCTTGTCACCTCGCTGTTGCTATTCATCATCACCAAGCTATTGAGCGCATAGCAGTACACGGCCATAGTAGTCAGCCGGGGCGCACAGGGGGGCCGCCGCCACTGCCGCCTCGGCGCTCAGGCTCTGCGGGGCTGCCGAGGGTCTCTCCACGCCAGGACCAGCAGCATCGCCGGGAGGCAgcaggggagctgggctggcccTGACCTGCAGCTCCATATAACGGgacagctggggagagggagagaaagagagagacaagaGGTCAGAGTAGCTCTGTGCCTCCCCTAAACTCACCTTCCAGCTGTGCAAACAGCTGGCCGGACTCTTTCCTTCCTGTGcgcccccccccagtccctgcaCACACCTGCATGCATCCCCATTGTGCCACCCCTGGGGACATGGCCCAGCCTGGTCATCACCAGGGTCTGAGCCAAGGGGAAATCAGGTTTGGGGCTGTTTCCCCTctttcctgccttccctgccccctCTCCAGGTTGCCTGTCGACGCAGCTGCAGTAGCGGTGTCCGAGAGGACACACAGTCAGCAGCTGTTCCCGCAACAGAATTAGGGAGTTATGGTCAGCTGGTGTGAGCTGAAAGTTGGCAGCTTTCAGGTTTTGGCCCCAAAAGCTGACATTTtctgaaggaagggaaaaactcCAAACAGCTCAAATTTGCCACTTTCCGGTTTGTCACCTTCAACTGAGATCAAGCCTCAGGCATGGATTCCTGTTCAGTGATACACGTGAAGGCTCCCTGCTTGCACAGTTTCATATGGTATGGGACCCTGTCTCCACCACTCCTCTAACCTACCATGTGCAACAACAGGGCTTTGCAGATCTTCACGTGTGCCCTGTCTAAACGTGCCTCCTCTGTGCACGTCTGCCTTCTGGGGCATCGACCGCTGCAAGTGCCTCCAAGTCACAGCCCGTATCCCACGTATGGACATGTGTGGTGTCTGCCCTCGTGCGCGTGTGAGAGTGTACACATGTGAGAGGACTCTGCTTTTGCAGGTGGCTGTGCCCCTCTGTACGTCAGTGTGCCTTCCTTCACGTCCGTTTGCTCAGTGTGCCGCTGGAGGTGCAATGCCCACCCCATGCTCTCATGGGAACCCATGAGATTTACACAAACACGCTGCCTACATGAGTGTGCAGGCTTGTTTACGCATTGTGTGCTAACTCTGGCTATGGGGGTGCACGTCTTTGGAAGCACTCGTGTGTGATGCTATGAGCGGTACCCCTGTGCGTCCCTGTGAGGCTCCTGGCAGATAAATGCTCACAGGTCTAAGCGCACTTCTCAGTGACTGGGTGACCAAAAGGCTCCCCACCCCTCCAGGCACCGCTTGGAGGCAAGCGCGAGGCTCAGCAGAGCCCGGGTGGTGCAGACACCCCCTCTTTGCAGGGATCCCCGGCACTGCAACGCTCCCAGCACTGTGGCTCGGGTGTGAAAGCGAGCACCGGCACAAGGTGCTCGGTCAGATTTTGGGTGCGGGACAGCCTGCTTGGGGCCAGGGCAGAGTACGGGACAGCCCGCTCGTTCCCGGAGCGGCACCCTGCCCCTTCTGCGCGCCTCCATCTCGCCCCTTCCTCCCCGCGGGGCCCGGCTGGAACCGCGCACCGTCCGCGGGGGCCCCCGGCGCGGCTGCTCGGGAGTTACCCCGGCGGAGGGGGCCGCCGCGTCCCCCCACCCGCCGGCGACTTTacctgggagcaggatccgCGCCCGTCCTCAGTGCGCGTCGCCCGGCACCACCCGCCGGCGCCGGGGGCCGTAGGTCGCTGCAGAAACCATCTCCGCGGGCGCGGTGCACGGCCGGGAGTCCCGCTCTCTCCGCAGACTCAAACGGCTTTCCTCGCCccgcgggggggccggggggcgccGGGCTCTCCCCTTCCGCGCTTCGGCGACGGAGGCTGCGCGGGCGCGGGCGGCTCCGCGCTCCGGCCAGGTCCGCGCCGCGGCCCCGGCGCCCGCTCCCGGTGCGGCTGGAAAGGcggagagaggaggaggagagggagaggagcggcgaggaggaggaggagagcggaGGGAGGGGGTaggagagcaggaaggaagtTGTGAGCCTGTCTGGGGTTGAACTCAGCGGaacaagtttcttttttttttttttttttttgctcgcTCGGCGCTGCTCGGCTGGagggaaacactgaaaaaaaagtttccattgttaactaagaaaaaaaaaaccaccaccgcCGCGTTTTGGCCGCTGTGGGTTAAAGACACACGAGCCATTTTCCACCCGCGGCCGGAGCGCTCGATGCAGGTcccgggcggggcgcggcgccCCCCCGGCCAGCCCCGCGTCGAGCCCCGGCACCGCCGGCAAAGCCCGCGGGGCCCCGGGCGGAGGGACATTCACATCCCAGCCTCCCTACGCCGGCTGGCCTCCGTAGTCCTCCCCTGGGTACAGCCGTCAAAGCAAAGGGTGGTGCCTGCACCCCTAGGAACGCGGAGGCGAAGGCCACCCACGTCCCCGTGTGCCCAGCTCGAAGGCACGGAGTAGCCCAGCACTTCGCGCAGCGTCCCCTCTACTCCAGGCACGGCAGCTCGgtcctgctgcttttcagtaCGTTGGTCGCTCACACCAGACCAAAGCTGGTGCAAAGcgctctctgcagggctgcgTGGCTTTGGGTGAGCGTGGCCCACGGGCGGAAATGACCCCCACGCCCCCAGATGCCAAACACGAGGGTTGTATGCTGTCACAGGCACATCCAGTCGCTGCGGTTGCCCTGGGTTTAGGCCGGGCTGTAGCTAACACGTCCAGGACAACGTCTGTCCTTTCTGACTCAGGGTAGGCCACGGACAGCACTTTCTCAGCTCCTGTGGCCCCCAGGCACGGGTCCTGCTTGGCAGAGGGAGCAGGCTCTTGGCTGTGATACAGCATGATTTCTGAATCAAGATAACTCATTGGAAATAGTTGTCTGTATGTCAgcacttcaggagagcaggctCTGCGATTCGCTCTCAAAGTAGTAGTCAAGGTCAAACCCACATGGCAGTTTTGGGGTTGGTCTGGACTGgccaagggaaaaagaaaaaaaaagaacagcaatttGTCTCTGCTAGGATTTCACAGCTAGGAATTTCCCCTAGAAAGGGAAATTGATGTCACAGCGGATCAGCTTTTTGTAATTAAGACATAACCTCTAAAGCGTAAACAGGGGCAGAGAGGTCTCCGAATCTGCAGAAGGTGTGGATTGCCAGTCCCACAGGCAGACAGAGACACCCAAAATGAGcttatgtttgtttttccagtaaGAGAAATGCTATTTTGAATTCAGTGCAGGGAAAGAGATTTTTAGACTCTTTCCACTCCAATCCGTTTCCTCAGTGTCTGTGCTCGGTCAGGAACTGGTCTTTTATGAAATAAAGTATGTGATCAatctttctcagaaaaatgacCCCACTGAGTATAATGGCACTATTCATGGGCATAAACTTCCCCGTCTACAAATATCTGCAGATTCTGGTCATCTGTTTGCTCCCATGCCCTCGTGTCTGCatacacacattaaaaaagtaggaacttttgaaagaaataataaatccaAGAATACATgcaccttctttttttaaaacagctgcaCCGCGCTATGCTAATAGCATCTGCATGTACTTGCAAGCACTCCTGCTTATCCGTGCAT
The DNA window shown above is from Grus americana isolate bGruAme1 chromosome 3, bGruAme1.mat, whole genome shotgun sequence and carries:
- the ITPKB gene encoding inositol-trisphosphate 3-kinase B, whose amino-acid sequence is MAVYCYALNSLVMMNSNSEVTSGRSKTPPPGQGLPRGPETPSSCCPLPVFSPAPVPPRSPRRGPAFLFPPLEESPRQPGSPGGRRGSRGEEGQPGTPTAWQLQRELHNVQVNQKVGLFEAHIQAHSSTTQPPRSPRPSSPRPRPTSPTAPMVGLGTGPRPRAYGDSEAPDVGGVQVWPSTAEPSGRPMVMVVPAVGLAEGSSPLEPSGPGSQRGEVVTAPTGLEGQCPAVGGSIPAVIVTDLGGPEEEAGTVPPGSLPVRKLSSSSASSTGFSSSWEESEEDISSDPERTLDQTPAFLQTLDQQKPRVSKSWRKIKNMVHWSPFVMSFKKKYPWIQLAGHAGSFKAAANGRILKKHCESEQRCLDRLMNDVLKPYVPAYHGDVVKDGERYNQMEDLLAEFDSPCVMDCKMGVRTYLEEELIKARKKPSLRKDMYQKMIEVDPEAPTEEENVLRAVTKPRYMQWRETISSTATLGFRIEGIKKEDGTVNRDFKKTRTKEQVTEAFREFTRGNRNILNSYLNRLKGIRATLETSPFFKCHEVIGSSLLFIHDKKEQAKVWMIDFGKTTPLPEGQVLQHNVPWVEGNREDGYLWGLDNLIQILTELSQSEDLH